The following proteins are co-located in the Abditibacteriaceae bacterium genome:
- a CDS encoding tetratricopeptide repeat protein encodes MVCGRCGHVTAPGSTYCRHDRWMLYVDVPEGQRSASTIETIEAPRGMGGLLERRRLEKETHHLERQIALVIDARIERLEKQVEKGENNFEAQRALGTLTLLEGHFERANAHLEHAHKLNPNDYETTVNYAITLAERGQYQPSIDLLQKARTQFPDVPALLLNLALVALQARRASIVLEAVVALEKLWRQNAALAEDFHDEAMTLRGLALLQEGKPNEARVALEAAAKHQIKTTKGATRLDLETGETVEEEESDSLIAAVDIDDEGNIKEVDEEVTQLEGAGASADLLNNLGIAEATAGSFDRAVARLSAAMRLEPGNARVHNNLGILAYSRGQLKMALHHLELAHQIEEFVEKPEPATFNHLGVVLSAMGNNEKSLEMFQRAGGHERAEFEVWYNLGRAFIEHGKPDKGVEYLRRAFQTNPNHPDVHVVLGAAYLLRGQSTLLPEAIKHLKRAIQLNSRHRIAFANLSMALIESDQLGPAYRVVQETLRTHPRSSEGQFLAALLTVRGQGMVAGESAEQVVARAATLFNRAFDGRPDLLVCLYNMALCQYVVGFRDAAAQQLETVVKRDASLAPAYYLIGVGHADAKRYDEALNAWKKAAEYEPGNSDLQANMGYVYYHKQDWENAIRCYIRAHQAAPEEADYVSSLALSYARIGQLPKAVELFRHAMQIRAHDPAIHSNLGLAYYLQKQVPNAVEQWRTVSKLDAGYAERRGEEQERSYDDSAVQIRPFNWRARIVKMAPILPRPHTHLVPGYNARAYRIALSEPELVRVQEMREDLNGKNRFLGWMKQH; translated from the coding sequence ATGGTGTGTGGCCGCTGTGGACACGTCACAGCTCCCGGCTCGACTTATTGCCGTCACGACCGCTGGATGCTCTATGTGGACGTTCCCGAAGGTCAGCGTAGCGCAAGCACCATTGAAACTATCGAAGCACCGCGCGGCATGGGCGGATTGCTCGAACGTCGCCGTCTCGAAAAGGAAACGCACCATCTCGAACGGCAAATTGCGTTGGTTATTGACGCACGCATCGAGCGGCTGGAAAAACAGGTCGAAAAAGGCGAGAACAACTTTGAAGCGCAGCGGGCACTCGGCACGCTCACGCTTTTAGAAGGCCACTTCGAACGCGCCAATGCTCACCTGGAACACGCGCACAAGCTCAACCCAAACGATTACGAAACGACGGTCAATTACGCGATTACTCTCGCTGAGCGCGGGCAATATCAGCCGTCCATCGACTTATTGCAAAAGGCGCGAACACAGTTCCCTGACGTTCCGGCGCTGCTTCTCAACCTGGCGCTGGTCGCGTTGCAGGCGCGACGCGCCTCCATTGTCCTCGAAGCAGTCGTCGCGCTCGAAAAGCTGTGGCGTCAAAATGCGGCGCTGGCCGAAGATTTTCACGACGAAGCGATGACCTTGCGCGGGTTGGCGTTGTTGCAAGAAGGTAAGCCCAACGAGGCGCGAGTCGCGTTGGAAGCGGCGGCAAAGCACCAAATCAAAACGACCAAAGGCGCGACGCGCCTCGATTTGGAAACCGGCGAAACTGTCGAAGAAGAGGAAAGCGATTCGCTGATTGCGGCAGTTGATATTGATGATGAAGGCAATATCAAAGAAGTCGATGAAGAAGTGACACAGCTTGAAGGTGCAGGCGCGAGCGCCGATTTACTGAACAATCTCGGGATTGCCGAAGCAACTGCCGGTTCGTTCGACCGCGCCGTCGCGCGCCTCAGCGCTGCCATGCGCCTGGAGCCGGGCAATGCGCGCGTGCACAACAATCTGGGGATTCTCGCTTATAGTCGGGGCCAGCTCAAAATGGCGCTGCATCACTTGGAATTGGCGCACCAGATCGAGGAATTCGTCGAGAAGCCCGAACCGGCGACGTTCAATCATCTGGGTGTTGTGCTGTCGGCAATGGGCAACAACGAAAAAAGCCTTGAAATGTTTCAGCGCGCGGGCGGTCACGAACGCGCGGAATTCGAGGTTTGGTACAACCTGGGCCGCGCGTTTATCGAACACGGCAAGCCCGATAAAGGCGTCGAGTATCTCCGCCGCGCGTTTCAAACCAACCCGAATCATCCCGATGTTCACGTTGTGCTCGGCGCGGCCTATCTCTTGCGCGGTCAAAGCACGTTGCTTCCCGAAGCCATTAAGCACCTCAAACGCGCGATTCAGCTCAACAGCCGGCATCGCATCGCCTTCGCCAATTTATCAATGGCGCTCATCGAAAGCGACCAGCTCGGACCAGCCTATCGCGTGGTGCAGGAAACGTTGCGCACGCATCCTCGCTCGTCGGAAGGGCAGTTTCTGGCGGCGCTTCTCACGGTGCGCGGGCAGGGAATGGTCGCGGGCGAAAGCGCCGAACAAGTTGTGGCACGCGCGGCAACGCTTTTCAATCGCGCCTTCGATGGCCGCCCCGATTTGCTGGTCTGCTTGTACAACATGGCGCTGTGTCAGTATGTCGTGGGCTTCCGCGACGCCGCAGCACAGCAGTTGGAGACTGTCGTGAAACGCGACGCCAGCCTGGCTCCGGCGTATTACCTGATTGGCGTCGGACACGCCGATGCCAAGCGCTACGACGAGGCGCTGAATGCATGGAAGAAGGCCGCCGAATATGAGCCTGGCAACTCCGATTTACAAGCCAATATGGGCTACGTTTACTACCATAAGCAGGATTGGGAAAACGCGATTCGCTGCTACATCCGCGCGCACCAGGCCGCGCCGGAGGAAGCCGACTACGTTTCGTCGCTTGCTTTGTCCTATGCGCGCATCGGACAGTTGCCCAAAGCGGTCGAATTGTTCCGTCACGCAATGCAGATTCGCGCACACGATCCGGCGATTCATTCCAACCTGGGTCTTGCCTACTATTTGCAAAAGCAAGTGCCCAATGCCGTCGAACAGTGGCGGACTGTATCAAAGCTTGACGCAGGCTACGCCGAACGGCGCGGCGAAGAGCAGGAGCGTTCTTACGACGACTCAGCGGTTCAGATTCGTCCGTTTAACTGGCGTGCACGCATCGTCAAAATGGCGCCGATTCTTCCGCGCCCGCATACGCATCTGGTGCCCGGTTACAACGCGCGCGCTTATCGTATTGCGCTCAGCGAACCCGAACTGGTGCGCGTGCAGGAAATGCGAGAGGATCTGAACGGTAAGAACCGCTTTCTTGGCTGGATGAAGCAACATTAA
- a CDS encoding undecaprenyl-diphosphate phosphatase encodes MNPEITPLHAIILGLVQGLTEFIPVSSSAHLNITHWLLGHKERELPYDVMLHVGTLVALVWYFRHDWKLLLSDPAHRKLRNLVLLGCVPGAVLGKFLDKFQNETLFADVRFNAVMLLVMGTILLAADRVGRKARPLEALTLKDAMIVGFSQALALIPGVSRSGSTMTAGLFLGFNREAAARFSFLMSLPITLGAVGYKFYKDIWGVYQTGGSEALQNSINASPGVILLGILASGLSGFWAISFLLNFLKRHGMALFFYWRAAVALLVLGTVFLGLKQP; translated from the coding sequence ATGAATCCTGAAATTACTCCGTTGCACGCGATTATTCTGGGCCTTGTTCAAGGCTTGACCGAATTTATTCCGGTTTCTTCTTCGGCGCATCTCAACATCACCCACTGGCTGCTCGGCCACAAAGAGCGCGAATTGCCCTATGACGTGATGCTTCACGTTGGGACGCTCGTTGCCCTTGTGTGGTATTTTCGCCACGACTGGAAATTGCTGCTCTCCGATCCTGCGCATCGCAAGCTGCGGAATCTGGTTTTGCTCGGCTGCGTTCCGGGCGCGGTTCTGGGCAAGTTTTTAGATAAGTTTCAAAACGAAACTCTTTTTGCCGATGTGCGATTCAACGCCGTGATGCTTCTGGTGATGGGGACGATTCTGCTTGCCGCCGATCGAGTGGGACGCAAAGCGCGTCCTTTGGAAGCGCTGACTCTCAAAGACGCGATGATCGTTGGGTTCAGTCAGGCGTTGGCGTTGATTCCCGGTGTGTCGCGTTCCGGCTCGACAATGACCGCCGGTTTATTTCTTGGCTTCAATCGCGAAGCCGCCGCGCGCTTTTCATTTTTGATGAGCTTGCCGATTACGCTCGGTGCCGTTGGGTACAAATTCTACAAAGACATTTGGGGCGTTTATCAGACGGGCGGAAGCGAAGCGTTACAAAACAGCATCAACGCATCGCCCGGCGTTATTTTGCTGGGCATTCTGGCGTCGGGCCTGAGCGGATTTTGGGCAATTTCGTTTCTGCTAAACTTTCTCAAGCGCCATGGAATGGCCTTGTTCTTTTACTGGCGCGCTGCCGTTGCCCTTTTAGTTCTGGGAACGGTTTTTCTCGGTCTGAAACAGCCGTAA
- a CDS encoding AI-2E family transporter: MTWTTQRILWLTAAMAAIVTLIWHAPENAAAIGHRTGEIFFVFVMAASLCYLMRPSVNLVQRTLFRRMNPRAARTWATTLVFVATGLLIYCFVAIAFKQITADFRAVWDDFVAQTPVERRALVERWQAIINGALAPYSSFLPAGAQFNVDEQVPRAIASLAPRLQRWVGSAFTHATFIVELLLLPVLVFYFLSDGGSIRREAGILVSQRWRNRVARMADDFDRIFGGYIRGQVWMCVIAWIIVTVMLLLLRVPHAATLGLIAGVTRAVPVIGPLLGAIPLGLVCLLTTRSMPITLTLLGGFVLMHFVESKVLLPKIIGHEVDLHPVSVIIVLLLGLEFFGFLGVFLSVPVAALGKVLLLEWQETQRLQGKVEIDRTSELSPS; encoded by the coding sequence TTGACGTGGACGACTCAGCGCATTTTGTGGCTAACGGCGGCGATGGCAGCCATTGTCACTCTCATCTGGCACGCACCGGAAAACGCGGCGGCCATCGGGCATCGCACCGGAGAAATTTTTTTCGTCTTCGTGATGGCCGCTTCACTGTGCTATCTGATGCGGCCATCGGTGAACCTGGTGCAGCGCACACTGTTCCGCCGCATGAACCCGCGTGCGGCGCGCACCTGGGCGACAACGCTGGTATTCGTCGCGACGGGCTTGTTGATTTACTGTTTTGTCGCGATTGCTTTTAAGCAAATTACGGCGGATTTTCGCGCGGTGTGGGACGACTTCGTCGCGCAAACGCCGGTCGAACGTCGCGCCCTAGTCGAACGCTGGCAAGCGATTATCAACGGCGCACTGGCACCGTATTCGTCGTTTCTTCCTGCAGGAGCGCAATTCAACGTCGATGAGCAGGTGCCGCGTGCGATTGCGTCGCTCGCGCCGCGCCTTCAGCGTTGGGTTGGCAGCGCCTTTACGCACGCAACCTTTATCGTCGAGTTGTTGCTCTTGCCGGTTCTGGTGTTCTATTTCCTGAGCGACGGCGGCTCGATTCGGCGCGAAGCCGGAATTCTGGTGTCGCAGCGCTGGAGAAATCGTGTCGCGCGCATGGCCGACGACTTCGACCGCATCTTCGGCGGCTACATTCGCGGGCAGGTGTGGATGTGCGTTATTGCATGGATCATCGTGACGGTGATGCTGCTCCTTTTGCGCGTGCCGCACGCCGCGACGCTTGGCCTCATTGCGGGCGTAACGCGCGCGGTTCCGGTTATCGGGCCGCTGCTGGGCGCGATTCCCCTCGGACTTGTTTGTCTGCTCACCACGCGCTCGATGCCGATTACGCTCACGCTTCTTGGCGGCTTTGTGTTGATGCACTTCGTCGAAAGCAAAGTGCTCCTGCCGAAAATCATCGGGCACGAAGTCGATTTGCATCCGGTTTCGGTCATTATTGTTTTGCTGCTCGGCCTTGAGTTTTTTGGCTTTCTGGGCGTGTTTTTGTCGGTTCCTGTTGCAGCGCTGGGAAAAGTTTTGCTGCTCGAATGGCAGGAAACGCAGCGTTTGCAAGGGAAGGTCGAGATCGACCGTACTTCTGAATTATCTCCTTCTTAG
- the wecB gene encoding UDP-N-acetylglucosamine 2-epimerase (non-hydrolyzing) — MQTPLHVMPIFGTRPEAVKMAPLVNLLKTRPEFRVTVCVTAQHRDMLDQVLHAFDIVPDYDLDIMQAGQSLTQVTTRALEGLEKVLVETKPDIVLAQGDTTTVLAAALASSYQQIAFGHVEAGLRTDNKFDPFPEELNRRITSQLTDMHFAPTQRAKENLLHDGIPEANIYLTGNTVIDALHQVVGEKTEKSGRTILVTTHRRENWGGPLEGIAEALHEIVEKFDDVNIVLPMHKNPIVREPLERILGSHPRVSLIEPPDYLDFVQLMKGSHLILTDSGGVQEEAPALGLPVLVMRRTTERPEGVDAGTSKLVGTDRADIVREASRLLESDDAYNQMSHAENPFGDGKSCERIADAMLHWAKVGARPEDFVV, encoded by the coding sequence ATGCAGACACCTCTTCATGTGATGCCGATTTTCGGCACGCGCCCCGAAGCCGTCAAAATGGCGCCGCTCGTCAACCTTCTTAAAACACGACCCGAATTCCGCGTGACTGTGTGCGTTACGGCGCAGCACCGCGATATGCTCGACCAGGTTTTGCACGCCTTCGACATTGTGCCCGACTACGACCTCGACATCATGCAGGCTGGACAAAGCCTGACGCAGGTCACGACGCGCGCCCTCGAAGGATTGGAAAAAGTCCTCGTCGAAACCAAGCCAGACATCGTTCTGGCGCAGGGCGACACCACGACGGTTCTGGCGGCGGCGTTGGCATCGAGCTATCAGCAAATCGCGTTCGGCCACGTCGAAGCCGGACTTCGCACCGACAACAAGTTCGATCCGTTTCCAGAAGAACTCAACCGCCGCATCACGTCGCAGCTCACCGATATGCACTTCGCGCCGACGCAGCGCGCCAAAGAAAACCTGCTGCATGATGGCATTCCCGAAGCCAACATTTATCTCACCGGCAACACCGTCATTGACGCGCTGCATCAGGTTGTCGGTGAAAAGACCGAAAAAAGCGGGCGCACCATTTTGGTGACGACACATCGCCGCGAAAACTGGGGCGGCCCGCTCGAAGGCATCGCCGAAGCGCTGCACGAAATCGTCGAGAAGTTCGACGATGTGAACATCGTTTTGCCGATGCACAAGAACCCGATTGTGCGCGAACCGCTCGAACGCATTCTTGGCTCGCACCCGCGCGTCAGCCTGATTGAGCCGCCGGATTACCTCGACTTTGTGCAATTGATGAAAGGCTCGCACCTGATTCTCACCGATTCGGGCGGCGTGCAGGAAGAAGCGCCCGCGCTTGGTTTGCCGGTTCTCGTCATGCGCCGCACCACTGAGCGCCCGGAAGGCGTCGATGCCGGAACGAGCAAGCTAGTTGGCACCGACCGCGCCGATATTGTGCGCGAAGCTTCGCGCCTTTTGGAAAGCGACGACGCCTACAACCAAATGAGTCACGCCGAGAATCCGTTTGGCGATGGCAAAAGCTGCGAGCGCATTGCCGATGCGATGCTGCATTGGGCGAAAGTCGGCGCGCGCCCTGAAGATTTCGTCGTTTAA
- a CDS encoding MraY family glycosyltransferase gives MALLMNSPAPFQHLFPTLWLQCLAAAVAAFVVCFGVTPMVQKLAWRFDAVARPDARRLHAAPIAQWGGLGIFLGVTAAALVWRAPSLQDIRALAPSSSAGDIEATRQTLHLSTVFFGCGGLMALLGALDDRFELRPALKFGGQILIVYMMWRGGVRINSLPFSEGTQSLGDAASFALTALWTLGLVNGVNFIDGVDGLAAGVCAIAAGSLCIIEILKGATWAAAASAALCGACIAFLRYNFAPARIFLGDTGSMLLGFWLAFIACAAAAKTAAATTLALPMLVLGVPVIDALWAIARRTLAGQPVWRADRGHLHHRLLARGFSPQKTVVTLYAVAGILGAAAIVLATR, from the coding sequence ATGGCGTTGCTCATGAACAGCCCCGCGCCGTTTCAACATCTTTTTCCGACTCTGTGGCTGCAATGCCTGGCGGCGGCGGTTGCGGCGTTTGTGGTGTGCTTTGGCGTCACGCCCATGGTGCAAAAACTGGCATGGCGATTCGATGCCGTTGCGCGACCCGATGCACGCCGTTTGCACGCCGCGCCGATTGCTCAGTGGGGCGGACTCGGTATTTTTCTCGGCGTCACGGCGGCGGCTCTAGTGTGGCGCGCGCCCAGTCTTCAAGACATTCGTGCGCTCGCGCCTTCGTCTTCGGCAGGCGACATCGAAGCGACACGCCAAACGCTTCATCTTTCAACCGTGTTCTTCGGCTGCGGCGGGCTAATGGCGCTCCTTGGCGCGCTTGATGACCGCTTCGAACTCCGGCCTGCGTTGAAATTCGGCGGGCAAATTCTCATTGTGTATATGATGTGGCGCGGCGGCGTGCGCATCAATTCTCTTCCGTTTAGCGAAGGCACGCAAAGCTTGGGCGATGCCGCGTCGTTCGCACTCACCGCGCTGTGGACGCTTGGGCTTGTGAACGGCGTGAATTTCATCGATGGCGTTGATGGCCTCGCGGCGGGCGTGTGCGCGATTGCGGCGGGAAGTTTGTGCATTATCGAAATTTTGAAAGGTGCGACGTGGGCGGCAGCCGCGAGCGCTGCGTTATGCGGCGCGTGCATTGCCTTTTTGCGCTACAACTTCGCGCCTGCGCGCATTTTCTTGGGCGATACCGGAAGTATGCTGCTCGGTTTCTGGCTGGCGTTTATCGCGTGTGCAGCGGCGGCGAAAACGGCGGCAGCGACAACGCTGGCGCTGCCGATGCTGGTTTTGGGCGTGCCCGTTATCGACGCTTTGTGGGCGATTGCGCGTCGCACGCTTGCGGGCCAACCTGTATGGCGCGCCGACCGCGGCCATTTGCACCACCGATTACTCGCGCGCGGATTTTCGCCGCAAAAAACAGTCGTGACGCTTTATGCTGTCGCTGGAATTCTGGGGGCGGCGGCGATTGTTCTCGCCACTCGTTAA
- the fabG gene encoding 3-oxoacyl-ACP reductase FabG: MFDLTGKTALVTGASGGIGGAIARALATQGADCILHFSANEATARALQSEIEALGRRALCVQADARNGEQLKALWKQAEEFAPVDVLVNNAGLIKSSFLAMTSDDAWDEVFDVNVKAAFRLSKLAARAMTRRKNGRIINISSRAGETGDIFRAGYSSAKAAMLGLTKTAARELAASGTTCNAVAPGFIETAMLDTDETRREVQRKLVPLARFGTPAEVAALVAFLASDEAAYITGQTFGIDGGLRM, from the coding sequence ATGTTCGATTTAACCGGAAAAACTGCTCTCGTCACGGGCGCGAGTGGCGGCATCGGCGGCGCAATTGCGCGCGCTCTTGCCACGCAGGGTGCCGATTGCATCCTGCACTTCAGTGCCAACGAAGCCACTGCGCGCGCGCTGCAAAGCGAAATTGAAGCTCTGGGACGTCGCGCTTTGTGTGTGCAGGCCGATGCGCGCAATGGCGAGCAACTCAAAGCGTTGTGGAAACAAGCGGAGGAATTCGCGCCGGTGGATGTTCTCGTCAACAACGCCGGTCTGATTAAAAGCAGCTTTCTCGCGATGACATCCGACGATGCGTGGGATGAAGTTTTCGATGTCAACGTCAAAGCCGCATTCCGCCTGAGCAAGCTCGCCGCGCGCGCCATGACACGCCGCAAAAACGGGCGCATTATTAATATTTCTTCGCGTGCGGGCGAAACCGGCGACATTTTTCGTGCTGGTTATAGCTCTGCTAAAGCCGCGATGCTCGGCCTGACCAAAACCGCCGCACGCGAACTGGCCGCCAGTGGAACAACCTGCAACGCCGTCGCGCCCGGATTCATCGAAACCGCAATGCTCGACACCGACGAAACACGCCGCGAAGTGCAACGCAAGCTGGTGCCGCTTGCGCGCTTTGGCACGCCCGCAGAAGTCGCGGCGCTTGTGGCGTTTCTGGCTTCCGACGAAGCCGCTTATATCACCGGCCAAACCTTCGGCATCGACGGAGGGTTGCGAATGTAG
- a CDS encoding PAS domain-containing sensor histidine kinase, whose product MENAHTSSLDQFAQAHLRPGEFRSVDEAFRLMQEGVQDYAMFFVATDGTILSWNIGVQHVLGYTQEEFVGRRSSFLFPPEEGGTARGAQEMEVAATEGRCLDVGWHLRADGGRVWASGIMSALHDEQGTLRGYAKVMSDETEKLRLQQEREELLERERQARLAAETAQRDAEDANRAKDYFITVVTHELRAPLTVILGWADLLRGQEMSEEMRGQGLDTIERNAQSMSRLVEDLLDVSRVREGRINLEMGTVDLARIVEQGLEEIRPVAVAKNIYCCIQNICHASVLADAERLNQILRNLLSNAVKFTPEGGEISLSLQTAQNSNGNCARLSIRDNGQGIAPDFLPHVFDRFQQQTRAAGGGLGLGLSIVKALVDQHGGTISAHSDGIGKGAEFVLELPLASAN is encoded by the coding sequence ATGGAAAACGCGCACACGTCCTCTCTCGACCAATTTGCCCAAGCACATTTAAGGCCTGGGGAATTCCGCAGTGTTGACGAAGCTTTTCGTCTGATGCAGGAAGGCGTGCAGGATTATGCGATGTTTTTCGTCGCGACCGACGGCACCATTTTGTCGTGGAACATCGGTGTGCAGCACGTTCTTGGATACACGCAGGAAGAGTTTGTGGGCCGCCGCTCCAGCTTTTTATTTCCACCCGAAGAAGGCGGCACCGCGCGTGGTGCACAGGAAATGGAAGTCGCGGCAACCGAAGGCCGCTGCCTCGATGTTGGCTGGCATTTGCGTGCCGATGGTGGTCGCGTCTGGGCCTCGGGCATTATGTCCGCCTTGCATGACGAGCAAGGCACACTGCGCGGCTATGCCAAAGTGATGTCGGACGAAACCGAGAAATTGCGCTTGCAGCAAGAGCGCGAAGAGTTGCTCGAACGCGAGCGTCAGGCGCGTCTCGCCGCCGAAACTGCCCAACGCGATGCTGAAGACGCCAACCGCGCCAAAGATTATTTCATCACGGTTGTCACGCACGAACTGCGTGCGCCCCTGACTGTTATTCTGGGCTGGGCCGATTTGCTGCGCGGGCAGGAAATGAGCGAAGAAATGCGCGGGCAGGGTTTGGATACCATCGAGCGTAACGCGCAGTCGATGTCGCGGCTTGTCGAAGACCTGCTCGATGTTTCCCGCGTGCGCGAAGGGCGCATCAACCTTGAAATGGGGACTGTCGATTTGGCGCGCATTGTCGAGCAAGGGCTGGAAGAAATTCGGCCTGTTGCCGTCGCCAAGAACATTTATTGCTGCATCCAAAATATCTGCCACGCCTCTGTTCTCGCCGATGCCGAACGCTTGAATCAGATCCTGCGGAACTTGCTTTCCAATGCCGTAAAGTTCACGCCCGAAGGCGGCGAGATTTCTCTCTCGCTTCAGACGGCGCAGAACTCTAACGGCAACTGTGCGCGCCTTTCCATCCGCGATAACGGGCAGGGCATTGCTCCCGATTTTCTGCCCCACGTTTTCGATCGGTTTCAGCAGCAAACACGCGCAGCAGGCGGCGGCTTAGGACTGGGACTTTCGATTGTCAAAGCGCTTGTCGATCAACACGGCGGAACGATATCGGCGCACTCCGACGGAATCGGCAAAGGTGCCGAGTTCGTTTTGGAACTCCCACTCGCTTCGGCGAACTAA